One window of the Pseudomonas sp. S04 genome contains the following:
- a CDS encoding arylsulfatase, whose translation MALLRLPQTLRTTVLVLGSSLAVAASADPAQPNILLIVADDLGYSDLGSYGGEISTPTLDQLAREGLQFTNMYAAPTCSITRSMLMSGTDNHLAGLGTMAEALQPFQRGKPGYEGYLNQRSYSIAELLKQGGYSTLMVGKWHLGLEPDQGPDQRGFGQSFTLLEGGASHFKPSSVDPSKLEQVHYRENGKAVALPDNFYSTDFYTDKLIGYLQNSQKDGKPFFAYAAFTSPHWPLQATREYLDKYRGRFDRGYDSVRLARIQRMKSLGLMASDAQPAQPLPANPKLPVWEQLSPEQQRVEARKMEIYAAMVDNLDHNIGRLIDYLRQSGQYDNTLIVFMSDNGAAGENHTQFSALGAHTDNSLANLGKKGSQIDYGLRWAEVSAAPFHLFKGTTAEGGISVPAIVQLPKTLRRQGVERGVARVDDIAPTFLEMAGIALPSDSAKHPITGKSMLPMLAGKGSAHSNHSLAAELFGNAYYREGNLKLLGMRPQAGFGDNAQALQWQLFDVAQDRGETTDLAASRPETVQRLKAAWLQYAEQVGVVFPAH comes from the coding sequence ATGGCTCTTTTGCGTCTGCCTCAAACCTTACGCACGACCGTTCTGGTCCTGGGCAGCAGTCTGGCCGTGGCGGCCAGTGCTGATCCGGCGCAGCCCAATATCCTGTTGATCGTGGCTGATGACCTGGGTTACTCGGACCTGGGCAGCTATGGCGGTGAAATCAGCACGCCAACCCTGGATCAACTGGCCAGGGAGGGTTTGCAGTTCACTAACATGTACGCCGCGCCGACCTGTTCGATCACGCGTTCGATGCTGATGTCCGGTACCGACAACCACCTGGCCGGACTCGGCACCATGGCTGAAGCCTTGCAACCGTTTCAACGCGGCAAGCCGGGTTACGAGGGGTATCTGAACCAGCGCTCGTATTCGATTGCCGAGCTGCTGAAACAAGGCGGCTACAGCACGCTGATGGTTGGTAAGTGGCACCTGGGGCTAGAGCCGGATCAAGGACCGGATCAGCGCGGATTCGGGCAATCGTTCACCCTACTGGAGGGCGGTGCCTCGCACTTCAAGCCGTCCAGTGTCGACCCAAGCAAGCTTGAACAAGTGCACTACCGCGAAAATGGCAAGGCCGTGGCGCTGCCGGATAACTTCTACTCCACGGATTTCTACACCGACAAGTTGATCGGTTACCTGCAAAACAGCCAAAAAGACGGGAAACCGTTTTTCGCCTACGCGGCTTTCACTTCGCCGCACTGGCCGCTGCAAGCCACCAGGGAATATCTGGACAAATACCGTGGGCGGTTTGATCGGGGGTACGACAGCGTGCGTCTGGCCCGCATTCAACGGATGAAAAGCCTCGGCCTCATGGCGAGCGATGCCCAGCCTGCGCAGCCGTTGCCGGCGAACCCCAAGCTGCCTGTGTGGGAGCAACTGAGTCCTGAACAACAACGAGTCGAAGCACGGAAAATGGAAATCTACGCCGCCATGGTCGATAACCTCGACCATAACATTGGCCGCTTGATCGACTACCTGCGCCAGAGCGGGCAGTACGACAACACGCTGATTGTGTTTATGTCGGACAACGGCGCAGCAGGCGAAAACCACACTCAGTTCTCTGCGTTGGGCGCGCACACCGACAATAGCTTGGCCAACCTCGGAAAAAAAGGCTCACAGATTGACTATGGCCTGCGCTGGGCTGAAGTCAGCGCGGCACCGTTCCATCTGTTCAAAGGCACCACCGCAGAAGGTGGGATCAGCGTCCCGGCGATTGTCCAGTTGCCCAAGACACTGCGTCGTCAGGGTGTGGAACGTGGCGTTGCGCGAGTGGATGACATAGCGCCGACGTTTCTGGAAATGGCCGGTATCGCATTGCCGAGCGATAGCGCTAAACACCCGATTACCGGCAAATCCATGCTGCCAATGCTCGCCGGCAAGGGCAGCGCGCACAGCAACCATAGCCTGGCCGCAGAGCTGTTTGGCAACGCTTATTACCGCGAGGGAAATCTCAAGCTGTTGGGTATGCGACCCCAGGCAGGCTTTGGCGATAACGCGCAGGCGCTGCAATGGCAATTGTTCGATGTGGCGCAGGATCGCGGCGAAACCACCGACCTGGCTGCCTCCCGGCCCGAGACGGTGCAACGGCTCAAGGCTGCATGGTTGCAGTATGCCGAGCAGGTCGGTGTGGTGTTTCCTGCACATTGA
- a CDS encoding NAD-dependent epimerase/dehydratase family protein produces the protein MRVLITGANGFVGRELVRCLLAQGSLRGRAIGSLLVLDKDLQALPEDKRLRRHFGSVTDPALMRRVLADGVDVVFHLVSVPGGAAEEHYELGYQVNLLASLELLNQLRNVNQPPVLVYASSVAVYGGDLPARMSETAELHPELSYGAHKAMVESAISDLARRGDVDGRVLRLPGIVARPREPNGLRSAFMSDLMRAFAEGEAYCCPVSPEATAWWMSARCCVSNLIHAAELDSGLLGAQRVWQLPVLHLSIAQVVDALADRYGQERRALISYAPDARLQALFACMPPLKTPLARAAGFNHDRNAATLVRNALNPSPRRPLPLTGDTLHVAAN, from the coding sequence ATGCGTGTGTTGATTACCGGTGCCAATGGTTTTGTCGGGCGAGAGCTGGTGCGTTGCCTGCTGGCGCAGGGCAGCTTGCGCGGGCGGGCCATTGGCTCGTTGCTGGTGCTGGATAAAGACTTGCAGGCCTTGCCGGAGGACAAGCGTCTTCGGCGTCATTTCGGTAGCGTGACCGACCCGGCCTTGATGCGGCGGGTATTGGCCGACGGCGTTGATGTGGTGTTCCATTTGGTCAGTGTTCCAGGTGGCGCGGCGGAAGAGCATTACGAACTCGGCTATCAGGTCAACCTGTTGGCCAGCCTGGAATTGCTCAACCAACTGCGTAACGTAAATCAGCCACCGGTGCTGGTGTATGCCAGCAGCGTTGCGGTGTACGGCGGCGACCTCCCGGCGCGAATGAGCGAGACTGCCGAACTGCATCCCGAGTTGTCCTATGGCGCCCACAAAGCCATGGTGGAAAGTGCCATAAGCGATCTTGCCAGGCGCGGCGATGTCGATGGACGGGTGTTGCGCTTGCCGGGCATCGTCGCTCGGCCCCGCGAGCCCAATGGACTGCGTTCTGCATTCATGAGCGATCTGATGCGGGCCTTCGCTGAAGGTGAAGCCTATTGCTGCCCGGTATCTCCCGAGGCGACGGCATGGTGGATGTCAGCCCGTTGTTGCGTGAGCAACCTGATCCACGCTGCAGAACTGGACAGCGGCTTACTTGGGGCGCAACGGGTGTGGCAGTTGCCGGTATTGCATCTGTCGATCGCCCAGGTGGTCGACGCATTGGCCGATCGTTACGGCCAGGAGCGCCGCGCATTGATCAGCTATGCACCCGACGCCCGCCTGCAAGCATTGTTCGCCTGTATGCCGCCATTAAAAACACCACTGGCACGCGCCGCCGGCTTCAACCATGACCGCAACGCCGCCACGCTGGTGCGCAACGCCCTGAATCCTTCGCCCCGTCGACCCTTGCCACTGACCGGAGACACCTTGCATGTCGCAGCCAACTAA
- a CDS encoding MFS transporter: MVADTFVKPERQAGSMQSLLLLLGSCLPVLGAVLLAPVLPRMQAHFAGVEGSAVLVPIVLTLPALVIAVLAPFAGLIADRLGRKPLLLASMLLYVICGVLPLWLDSLQAIVLSRAGIGLAEAGIMTCCTTLMGDYYSGARRERLFALQMVATSLSAAVFIALGGFLGQNDWRTPFSLYAVGLIFLPLMAWKLWEPQARTQPEQPTQSVPTGKFPWRALTPMYVLSLLAGLSLFIVPVQAGYLLNLLHVDAPQQIGMTMGANQLGVLVGALSFRLFSGMRGQHMLLIAYVLAGVGGLLMAGAASHLQVVVAVTINGLGIGLMLPTLITWIMAQVNFHQRGRAAGCFTAAIFAGEFISPLVVLGLSRGVATELPQALAIVGGLQLLVALFCLAVPRLGGLLHDANAVPGGTTIGDGN; this comes from the coding sequence ATGGTCGCTGATACCTTCGTAAAACCCGAGCGCCAAGCCGGATCGATGCAATCGCTATTGCTCCTGCTGGGCAGCTGCCTGCCGGTGTTGGGCGCGGTGTTGCTGGCCCCGGTGCTGCCACGGATGCAGGCGCATTTTGCCGGCGTGGAGGGCAGCGCCGTGCTGGTTCCCATCGTTCTGACGTTGCCAGCGTTGGTGATCGCAGTGCTGGCGCCATTCGCCGGGCTGATCGCCGATCGCCTTGGGCGCAAGCCGTTGTTGCTGGCAAGCATGCTGCTGTACGTGATCTGCGGCGTGCTGCCGCTGTGGCTCGACTCACTGCAGGCCATCGTGCTCAGCCGAGCGGGCATTGGCTTGGCCGAGGCGGGCATCATGACCTGCTGCACCACACTGATGGGCGACTACTACAGCGGCGCCAGGCGCGAGCGTCTGTTTGCCTTGCAGATGGTCGCCACGTCGTTGTCGGCTGCGGTGTTCATCGCGTTGGGTGGCTTTCTGGGGCAAAACGACTGGCGTACGCCATTTTCGTTGTATGCCGTGGGTTTGATTTTCCTGCCGCTGATGGCCTGGAAATTGTGGGAACCGCAAGCCCGCACACAACCCGAGCAACCCACACAGTCGGTGCCGACCGGGAAGTTTCCGTGGCGTGCGCTCACGCCCATGTATGTGCTGTCGCTGTTGGCAGGTTTGAGCCTGTTTATCGTGCCGGTGCAGGCCGGTTACTTGCTCAACCTGCTGCACGTGGATGCTCCTCAACAAATCGGTATGACCATGGGCGCCAACCAGCTGGGCGTGCTCGTCGGGGCGCTGAGTTTTCGTTTGTTCAGTGGCATGCGTGGGCAGCACATGCTGCTGATTGCCTACGTGTTGGCGGGCGTCGGCGGGTTGTTGATGGCGGGTGCCGCGAGCCATCTGCAGGTTGTGGTCGCAGTGACGATCAATGGACTGGGCATCGGCTTGATGCTGCCAACACTGATCACCTGGATTATGGCGCAAGTCAATTTCCATCAGCGTGGGCGGGCGGCGGGGTGTTTCACTGCCGCGATCTTTGCCGGCGAATTTATCAGCCCCCTGGTGGTTCTGGGCCTGAGCCGAGGTGTCGCCACCGAGCTACCCCAGGCGTTGGCCATTGTCGGTGGGTTGCAACTGCTGGTCGCGCTGTTTTGCCTGGCCGTACCCAGGCTCGGCGGTCTGTTGCACGACGCAAATGCTGTACCCGGTGGCACGACCATCGGCGACGGAAACTGA
- the pobA gene encoding 4-hydroxybenzoate 3-monooxygenase — protein MKTQVAIIGAGPSGLLLGQLLHRAGIDNVIIERKNPPYILSRIRAGVLEQGMVDLLREAGVSERMDANGLVHDGFELAFDGRCEHIDLKQLTGGKTVMIYGQTEVTRDLMEARVGAGATTVYDAENVQPHGMKSDSPYVTFERNGEIVRLDCDYIAGCDGFHGVSRQSIPADTLKVFERVYPFGWLGILADTPPVHEELVYANHERGFALCSMRSKTRTRYYVQVGTEEKLEDWPDERFWGELKLRLPAHLADQLVTGPSIEKSIAPLRSFVVEPMQYGRLFLLGDAAHIVPPTGAKGLNLAASDVSTLYRILLKVYGEGRTDLLEKYSQICLRRVWKAERFSWWMTSLLHRFPDTDAFGLRMQQTELDYFVSSPAGRQSIAENYVGLPYEAIE, from the coding sequence ATGAAAACTCAAGTCGCCATCATCGGCGCCGGCCCCTCCGGCTTGCTGCTCGGTCAATTGCTGCATCGCGCCGGCATCGACAACGTCATCATCGAACGCAAGAACCCGCCGTACATCCTTTCGCGTATCCGTGCGGGTGTGCTGGAGCAAGGCATGGTCGATCTGTTGCGCGAGGCTGGCGTCAGTGAACGCATGGATGCCAATGGCCTGGTACACGACGGTTTCGAACTGGCCTTCGATGGACGTTGTGAACACATTGACCTCAAACAGCTGACCGGCGGCAAGACCGTGATGATCTACGGTCAGACCGAAGTCACCCGTGACTTGATGGAGGCCCGCGTTGGCGCCGGTGCCACGACCGTCTACGACGCCGAGAACGTGCAACCTCACGGCATGAAGAGTGACAGCCCTTACGTCACCTTTGAGCGTAACGGCGAGATCGTCCGCCTGGACTGCGATTACATTGCCGGTTGCGACGGTTTCCATGGCGTCTCGCGACAGTCAATACCGGCAGACACCCTGAAGGTGTTCGAGCGCGTCTATCCCTTTGGCTGGCTCGGTATCCTCGCCGACACCCCACCCGTCCACGAGGAGCTGGTCTACGCCAACCATGAGCGCGGCTTCGCCCTGTGCAGCATGCGCTCGAAAACTCGCACCCGTTATTACGTGCAAGTGGGAACCGAGGAAAAACTCGAGGACTGGCCCGATGAGCGCTTCTGGGGCGAACTCAAACTGCGCCTGCCCGCGCACCTCGCCGACCAGTTGGTGACCGGCCCCTCCATTGAAAAAAGTATCGCGCCGCTGCGCAGTTTCGTCGTCGAACCCATGCAATATGGCCGCCTGTTCCTGCTCGGTGATGCGGCTCACATCGTCCCGCCGACCGGTGCCAAGGGCCTGAATCTCGCCGCCAGCGATGTCAGCACGCTGTATCGAATTTTGCTCAAGGTCTATGGCGAGGGTCGCACCGATCTGCTGGAGAAATACTCGCAGATCTGCCTGCGCCGAGTGTGGAAAGCCGAGCGTTTTTCCTGGTGGATGACCTCGCTGCTACACCGGTTCCCAGACACCGACGCCTTTGGCCTGCGCATGCAGCAAACCGAGCTCGACTACTTCGTTAGTTCGCCCGCCGGGCGCCAGAGCATTGCCGAGAATTACGTCGGCCTGCCCTACGAAGCCATAGAGTAA
- a CDS encoding helix-turn-helix domain-containing protein, with protein MSVPVFKLYGETTVWPTPDLLHCESIPERSQLHSWEIKPHWHSDLVQLLYVQAGQAVLEVEDLSTQVQGPALQVVPALSVHAFRFSEDIQGHVITLAVPLVEQLGAALDSTALNTPGCYLPGPESAYLDTLFAAISREYSQDQPGRDPMLHSLITLLVVWLSRRSLALSPPDTKLRERGREHLQGFTRALELRFREHLPIEHYATALGISAAHLNALCRRLCGQSALAMINQRLLLEAKRNLVYTAMTVNQVSDSLGFSEPAYFSRFFKRGTGQSPKQFRIPR; from the coding sequence ATGTCTGTTCCAGTGTTCAAACTCTATGGTGAGACCACGGTCTGGCCGACTCCCGATCTGCTGCATTGCGAGTCCATTCCAGAGCGCAGTCAGCTGCACAGTTGGGAAATAAAACCGCACTGGCACAGCGATCTGGTCCAGCTGTTGTATGTGCAGGCGGGACAGGCGGTACTGGAAGTCGAAGACCTGAGCACGCAAGTTCAAGGCCCGGCGTTACAGGTGGTACCCGCATTGAGTGTGCACGCCTTCAGGTTTTCCGAGGATATCCAGGGCCATGTCATTACTCTGGCCGTGCCCTTGGTCGAGCAGCTCGGCGCTGCGCTGGACAGCACGGCGCTGAATACCCCGGGCTGTTATTTGCCAGGTCCTGAGTCTGCTTACCTGGACACGCTGTTCGCCGCGATCAGTCGGGAATATAGCCAGGACCAACCTGGCCGCGATCCTATGTTGCACTCGTTGATCACGTTGCTGGTTGTCTGGCTCAGTCGTCGCAGCCTGGCGCTTTCACCGCCCGACACCAAACTCCGTGAGCGTGGTCGAGAGCATCTGCAGGGGTTTACCCGAGCCTTGGAGTTACGCTTTCGCGAGCACCTGCCCATCGAGCACTATGCGACGGCGCTGGGGATCAGCGCTGCTCACCTCAATGCCCTGTGTCGGCGCTTGTGTGGGCAATCGGCATTGGCGATGATCAACCAGCGACTGCTGCTCGAAGCCAAGCGCAATCTGGTGTATACGGCGATGACCGTCAATCAGGTGTCGGACAGCCTGGGCTTTTCCGAGCCTGCCTACTTCTCGCGCTTCTTCAAACGCGGAACCGGGCAGTCACCGAAACAATTTCGCATCCCGCGTTAG
- a CDS encoding fumarylacetoacetate hydrolase family protein: MKLATLKNGSRDGRLVVVSRDLAWALDAGSVAPTLQQAIESWSSSQPRLQVLSNQLNAGEAADAFVFDPSQAMAPLPRAYQWCDGSAFLSHGALMQKAFNLDPIDGVEHTPLMYQGAGDDFIGARDDIALPSESLGIDFEGEFVVLVDDVPMGCAAGQALQHIKLILQINDVSLRALAPREMSTGFGFLQAKPSSSFAPLAITPDELGDAWHDGRVHLPLQVHWNGQWFGHPHGGQMNFSFGQLIAHAALTRRLRAGTLIGSGTVSNAGRSAGSACIAERRAIEMIEHGAAHTGYMRFGDRVHMDVTGSDGQSLFGAIDQCVVQAQG, from the coding sequence ATGAAACTCGCCACCCTGAAAAACGGTAGTCGCGATGGTCGACTCGTGGTGGTCTCGCGGGATCTCGCTTGGGCCTTGGATGCCGGCTCCGTGGCGCCCACCTTGCAACAGGCGATCGAGAGCTGGAGTAGCAGCCAGCCTCGCTTGCAGGTGCTGTCGAATCAGTTGAATGCGGGCGAGGCGGCGGATGCCTTTGTTTTTGACCCAAGCCAGGCCATGGCTCCATTGCCCCGCGCTTATCAATGGTGCGATGGCTCGGCATTTCTCAGTCACGGCGCCTTGATGCAGAAAGCGTTCAACCTCGATCCAATCGACGGCGTCGAACATACGCCGCTGATGTACCAGGGGGCAGGCGACGATTTCATTGGCGCACGCGACGATATCGCGTTGCCCAGCGAGAGCCTGGGCATCGACTTCGAAGGTGAGTTTGTCGTGTTGGTGGATGATGTACCCATGGGCTGCGCAGCGGGGCAGGCGCTGCAACACATCAAGCTGATCCTGCAAATCAACGACGTCAGTTTGCGCGCCTTGGCCCCCCGTGAAATGAGTACAGGTTTTGGGTTCTTGCAGGCCAAGCCGTCCTCCAGCTTCGCGCCGCTGGCCATTACCCCGGACGAACTGGGCGATGCCTGGCATGACGGTCGAGTGCATTTGCCTTTGCAGGTGCACTGGAACGGCCAATGGTTTGGTCATCCCCATGGCGGGCAGATGAACTTCAGTTTCGGCCAGTTGATCGCTCACGCTGCGCTCACCCGCAGGCTGCGAGCGGGGACGTTGATTGGCTCCGGTACGGTCTCCAATGCTGGAAGAAGTGCGGGGTCGGCGTGCATTGCCGAGCGTCGCGCCATCGAGATGATTGAGCATGGCGCCGCCCACACAGGTTACATGCGGTTTGGCGACCGCGTGCACATGGATGTCACAGGCAGCGATGGCCAGTCGCTGTTCGGTGCAATCGATCAATGTGTTGTTCAGGCCCAAGGCTGA
- a CDS encoding cyclase family protein: protein MSQPTKSKRRLVDLSVTLDNNPYTDPPPLLPKIDYMDHQQGWPEMAAMFPGLQLEQMPGNESWAAERLHITTHSGTHMDAPWHYASTTDGGQPAFGIDELPLDWCLQPGVKLDFRHLADGHVVTAGEIEAELARIGHQLQPLEIVLINTRAGALFGQPGYLDAGVGIGREATMYLLERGVRVVGTDAWSWDAPFKYTRERFAANGDASIIWEGHKAGRDIGYGQMEKLANLQSLPASGFVVSCFPYKIKHASAGFVRAVAIFEE, encoded by the coding sequence ATGTCGCAGCCAACTAAATCCAAACGTCGTCTCGTGGACCTCTCGGTCACCCTCGACAACAACCCCTACACCGATCCACCACCGTTGCTGCCCAAGATCGATTACATGGATCACCAGCAAGGCTGGCCGGAAATGGCCGCGATGTTTCCGGGCCTGCAACTTGAGCAGATGCCGGGCAACGAATCCTGGGCAGCCGAACGATTGCACATCACCACCCACAGCGGCACACACATGGATGCGCCCTGGCATTACGCTTCGACCACCGATGGCGGCCAGCCGGCTTTTGGTATTGATGAGCTGCCGCTCGATTGGTGTCTACAGCCGGGTGTGAAGCTGGATTTTCGACATCTGGCCGATGGTCATGTGGTGACTGCCGGCGAGATCGAAGCCGAGCTGGCGCGAATCGGCCATCAATTGCAGCCTCTGGAAATCGTACTGATCAACACCCGTGCCGGCGCCTTGTTCGGTCAACCGGGTTATCTGGATGCCGGTGTCGGAATCGGTCGCGAAGCCACGATGTATTTGCTGGAGCGTGGCGTGCGGGTCGTCGGCACCGATGCCTGGAGTTGGGATGCACCGTTCAAGTACACCCGTGAGCGTTTTGCCGCCAACGGTGATGCCTCGATTATTTGGGAAGGGCACAAGGCCGGGCGCGATATCGGTTATGGGCAAATGGAAAAGCTCGCCAACCTGCAATCCCTGCCGGCCAGTGGATTCGTGGTGTCGTGTTTCCCCTACAAGATCAAGCATGCATCGGCGGGTTTTGTTCGCGCGGTGGCGATATTCGAAGAGTAG
- a CDS encoding cupin domain-containing protein → MQALPEFKRVVTGHDPHGQAIVASNGPTPNVFALSAVPGTVFYELWNSSTSPVLLDNAADPSSKPLQLSPGAQGSVIRVVDIPPDSVQDQVSAEDAAAVFAEIGESQAGTGQRDSKHKLMHRTETLDYGIVTEGEVWLVLDEEEVHLKRGDVVVQRGTNHAWSNRTEAMARMVFILLDGRYGAELSNDKEASA, encoded by the coding sequence ATGCAAGCGCTTCCTGAATTCAAACGAGTGGTCACCGGTCACGATCCGCATGGCCAGGCCATCGTCGCCAGCAACGGACCCACGCCGAACGTGTTCGCGCTATCAGCGGTGCCAGGTACGGTGTTTTATGAGCTGTGGAACAGCAGCACCAGCCCGGTTTTGCTCGACAACGCCGCTGACCCCAGCAGCAAGCCTCTGCAACTGAGCCCCGGGGCCCAGGGCAGTGTCATCCGGGTGGTGGACATTCCACCGGACAGCGTGCAGGACCAGGTCAGCGCTGAAGATGCAGCGGCGGTGTTCGCCGAAATCGGCGAGTCCCAAGCAGGCACCGGCCAACGCGACTCCAAACACAAGTTGATGCACCGCACCGAAACGCTCGACTACGGCATCGTCACCGAAGGCGAAGTCTGGCTGGTCCTGGATGAAGAGGAGGTGCATCTCAAACGCGGCGACGTGGTAGTTCAACGCGGTACCAATCACGCCTGGAGCAATCGCACCGAAGCGATGGCGCGCATGGTCTTCATCCTCCTCGACGGGCGCTATGGCGCTGAATTGAGCAACGACAAGGAAGCATCGGCATGA
- a CDS encoding efflux RND transporter permease subunit yields the protein MKSFDNATASLANFDPRSGSVVERTLFNHRLWVLLVCVLTTLVLGYQATRIELNASFEKMIPTQQPYIANYLEHQKQLTGLGNALRIVVANRQGDIYDAEYLKTLQALSDRLYLLPGVDRAYMKSLWTPATRWVAVTEDGLDGGPVIPDDYSGTVANLDALRRNVQRSNELGQLVALDQTSSIIYVPLLASTADGKPLDYSVLSEQLETLRSTYQSDNIDIRITGFAKKVGDLIAGLKQILLFFAVAILITTAVLFWYTRCLRSTVLVVLCSLVAVVWQLGLLPLLNYQLDPYSVLVPFLVFAIGMSHGAQKMNGIMQDIGRGMHRVVAARFTFRRLFLAGLTALLCDAVGFAVLMLIKIQVIQDLAVIASIGVAVLIFTNLILLPVLLSYVGVSPRAAQLSLKSEQAEQSGQTRHGFWRFLDLFTHRRWASLCIAISLALAAVGFLVSLQLKIGDLDAGAPELRADSRYNQDDAFLTRHYGASSDLFAVMVKTPASSCARYDILAKVDALDWQLRALPGVDSTNSLALLNRRMLVGLSEGNPKWYELQNNQAMLNMITASAPRGLYNEDCSLLTLYAYLTDHKAETLTRLVEHVEQFAAENNTDEVQFLLAAGNAGIEAATNIVVKQANREMLVWVYGAVIVLCLITFRSWRATLCAVIPLMLTSILCEALMVWLNIGVKVATLPVIALGVGIGVDYALYVMSILLGHLRQGASLSEAYYRALVSTGKVVMLTGITLAIGVATWTFSPIKFQADMGVLLAFMFVWNMVGALVLLPALAYFLLPARNQPQGAVVPRSVTHVVGAEAAVDVDIQPLRIKELCHGR from the coding sequence ATGAAGTCTTTCGACAACGCCACGGCTAGCCTGGCGAATTTCGATCCACGCTCCGGTTCAGTGGTCGAACGCACGCTGTTTAATCACCGCCTGTGGGTTCTGCTGGTGTGTGTACTGACGACGCTGGTGCTGGGTTATCAAGCCACCCGTATCGAGCTCAATGCCAGCTTCGAAAAAATGATCCCCACACAGCAACCCTACATTGCCAACTACCTTGAGCATCAGAAACAGCTCACGGGATTGGGCAACGCCCTGCGCATCGTGGTTGCGAACAGGCAAGGCGATATCTATGACGCCGAGTACCTCAAGACCCTGCAGGCCCTGAGCGACCGACTCTACCTTCTGCCGGGTGTCGACCGGGCATACATGAAGTCACTTTGGACACCGGCCACGCGCTGGGTCGCCGTGACCGAAGACGGCCTCGACGGCGGGCCGGTGATACCGGACGACTACAGCGGCACCGTCGCCAACCTGGATGCCTTGCGCCGCAATGTGCAGCGCTCCAACGAACTGGGGCAACTGGTGGCCCTGGACCAGACCTCCAGCATCATTTATGTGCCGTTGCTGGCGAGCACCGCTGATGGTAAACCGCTGGATTACTCGGTCTTGTCCGAGCAATTGGAAACCCTGCGCAGCACCTACCAAAGTGACAACATTGATATTCGCATCACCGGTTTCGCGAAAAAAGTCGGCGATCTTATTGCCGGCCTGAAGCAGATTCTGCTGTTCTTCGCCGTCGCGATCCTGATCACCACCGCTGTGCTGTTCTGGTACACCCGCTGCCTGCGCAGCACGGTGCTGGTGGTGCTGTGCTCGCTGGTGGCGGTGGTCTGGCAGCTTGGGTTGCTGCCATTGCTGAACTACCAGTTGGACCCGTATTCGGTGCTTGTGCCGTTTCTCGTGTTTGCCATCGGCATGAGCCACGGCGCGCAGAAAATGAACGGCATCATGCAGGACATCGGGCGTGGCATGCACCGGGTGGTGGCCGCACGATTTACCTTCCGACGCCTGTTCCTGGCGGGGCTGACAGCGCTGCTGTGCGATGCCGTGGGGTTCGCGGTGCTGATGCTGATCAAGATCCAGGTGATTCAAGACCTTGCGGTAATCGCCAGCATTGGCGTGGCCGTGTTGATTTTCACCAACTTGATCCTGCTGCCGGTTTTGCTCTCTTATGTTGGTGTTTCACCGCGTGCCGCCCAACTGAGCCTGAAGAGCGAGCAGGCCGAGCAAAGCGGTCAGACCCGCCATGGGTTCTGGCGTTTTCTGGATCTGTTCACCCATCGTCGTTGGGCCAGCCTGTGTATCGCCATCAGCCTTGCGTTGGCAGCCGTGGGCTTTTTGGTCAGCTTGCAACTGAAAATTGGTGACCTGGATGCCGGTGCGCCGGAACTGCGTGCAGACTCGCGTTACAACCAGGACGATGCCTTCCTGACCCGTCATTACGGTGCCAGCAGTGACCTGTTTGCGGTGATGGTGAAAACCCCAGCCAGCAGCTGTGCACGCTACGACATCCTGGCCAAAGTCGATGCGCTGGACTGGCAACTGCGTGCCTTGCCGGGCGTGGACTCGACCAACTCGCTGGCGTTGCTCAACCGGCGCATGCTGGTCGGGCTCAGTGAAGGCAACCCAAAATGGTACGAGCTGCAGAACAACCAGGCGATGCTCAACATGATCACCGCCAGCGCACCGCGCGGGTTGTACAACGAAGACTGCAGTCTGTTGACCCTTTATGCCTATCTCACCGACCACAAGGCCGAAACGCTGACCCGTCTGGTGGAGCACGTCGAGCAGTTCGCTGCCGAGAACAATACAGACGAAGTGCAATTTCTGTTGGCGGCCGGAAACGCTGGGATCGAAGCGGCCACCAACATTGTGGTCAAACAAGCCAACCGCGAGATGCTCGTCTGGGTCTACGGCGCGGTCATTGTGCTGTGCCTGATTACCTTCCGTTCCTGGCGCGCGACGCTGTGTGCGGTGATTCCGCTGATGCTCACGTCCATCCTCTGCGAAGCCTTGATGGTCTGGCTGAACATCGGTGTGAAAGTCGCCACGCTGCCGGTCATCGCCCTGGGCGTCGGTATCGGCGTCGATTATGCGTTGTACGTGATGAGCATTCTGTTGGGCCATCTGCGCCAAGGGGCGAGCCTGTCCGAAGCGTATTACCGTGCACTGGTTTCCACCGGCAAGGTGGTGATGCTGACCGGTATCACCCTGGCTATCGGCGTGGCGACCTGGACGTTTTCACCCATCAAGTTTCAGGCCGACATGGGTGTGCTGTTGGCCTTCATGTTTGTCTGGAACATGGTCGGTGCCTTGGTGTTGCTGCCGGCGCTGGCGTACTTTCTGTTACCTGCGCGGAACCAGCCGCAGGGTGCCGTTGTGCCGAGGTCGGTGACTCACGTGGTGGGTGCTGAGGCGGCGGTGGACGTGGACATTCAGCCCTTGCGCATCAAGGAGCTTTGTCATGGTCGCTGA